A single genomic interval of Lathyrus oleraceus cultivar Zhongwan6 chromosome 7, CAAS_Psat_ZW6_1.0, whole genome shotgun sequence harbors:
- the LOC127106203 gene encoding cold-responsive protein kinase 1 isoform X1, which produces MWPHLTYYPPKSHKTKHFHFLYSNFNSSHFTIHFFLLACSGKVIGSPFFHSCLLISYQLRHNRRVVTLHTRIIMSCGCFGASTFKKKRTPSNTPNEIDGYTLDNIMHFSEKDLRMATDNYHPSKKIGRGGFGTVYQGTLKNGRQVAVKILSASSKQGVREFLTEIKTISHVKHPNLVELVGCCAQEPNRTLVYEYVENNSLDRALLGNTNTNIKLDWGKRSNICIGTAKGLTFLHEEVVPRIVHRDIKASNILLERDFNPKIGDFGLAKLFPDDITHISTRIAGTTGYLAPEYAMGGQLTLKADVYSFGVLILEIISGQSSAKTNWGGSNKFLLEWAWQLHEEGKLLELVDPDMVEYPREEVIRYMKVAFFCTQAAATRRPMMSQVVDMLSKNIRLNEKQLTAPGFFQASGESSLKKSSFESTSHQFSSVPASFTQVSPR; this is translated from the exons ATGTGGCCCCACCTTACTTACTACCCACCAAAATCTCACAAGACTAAACACTTCCATTTTCTCTATTCCAATTTCAACTCTTCACATTTCACCATTCATTTTTTCCTCCTTGCTTGTTCTGGGAAGGTCATTGGTTCTCCTTTCTTCCACTCATGTCTTTTGATTTCGTATCAGCTTAG GCATAACAGAAGAGTTGTTACATTACATACCAGGATCATTATGAGTTGTGGCTGCTTTGGAGCCTCAACTTTCAAGAAGAAAAGGACTCCGTCTAATACTCCTAATGAAATTGATG GGTATACACTTGATAATATTATGCATTTTTCTGAAAAAGACTTGAGAATGGCCACGGATAATTATCATCCAAGCAAAAAGATAGGACGCGGAGGTTTTGGCACAGTTTACCAG GGAACCTTAAAAAACGGAAGACAAGTAGCTGTGAAGATCCTTTCAGCTAGCTCAAAGCAGGGCGTTCGCGAATTTTTAACTGAAATTAAAACTATATCACATGTTAAGCATCCAAACCTTGTTGAATTGGTGGGTTGCTGCGCTCAAGAACCTAATCGTACATTAGTTTATGAATATGTTGAAAACAACAGCCTTGATCGTGCATTACTAG GAAATACAAATACAAACATTAAGCTAGACTGGGGAAAAAGATCTAATATTTGCATAGGTACTGCTAAAGGTCTTACATTTCTTCACGAAGAAGTTGTTCCTCGCATTGTGCACAGAGACATCAAGGCTAGCAATATATTACTCGAGAGAGACTTTAATCCAAAAATAGGAGATTTCGGGCTGGCTAAATTATTTCCAGACGACATCACCCACATTAGCACAAGAATTGCTGGAACAAC CGGTTACTTAGCGCCCGAATACGCAATGGGTGGCCAGTTAACCCTGAAGGCTGACGTATATAGTTTCGGAGTTCTAATACTTGAAATAATTAGCGGACAAAGCAGCGCCAAGACAAACTGGGGAGGCTCAAACAAATTCCTCTTGGAATGG GCCTGGCAACTTCATGAAGAAGGAAAACTGCTGGAGCTAGTGGATCCAGACATGGTTGAATATCCTCGGGAAGAAGTGATTAGGTACATGAAAGTAGCTTTTTTCTGCACACAAGCAGCAGCAACCAGAAGGCCAATGATGTCACAGGTTGTTGATATGCTTTCCAAGAATATAAGGCTTAATGAAAAGCAATTAACAGCACCAGGATTCTTCCAGGCTTCAGGAGAATCCTCTCTAAAGAAGTCATCCTTTGAGTCCACAAGCCATCAGTTTAGTTCTGTCCCTGCTAGTTTTACTCAGGTCAGTCCGCGGTGA
- the LOC127108342 gene encoding clathrin light chain 1 encodes MSFTVDEHHFAAGDDTYSEYGGFSSFSGEEVPVDHTPAAAAESPEIFGFSDQDSSYAQSPFEPVHVMENGNGYGGHDDDIFASDGPVLPPPGEMEPEEGNVLREWRRQNAIQLDEKEKREKDMRLKIIEEAEEYKVGFYEKRKLNVETSKVQNREREKLYLANQENFHKEADKNYWKAIGEIIPREVANIEKKRGKKDQDKNPSVTILQGPKPGKPTDLSRLRQILLKLKHTPPLHMIPPPPAPAKDSKDGKDGKETATKPNGSAPEVAPETQPKDAANIEATDLPLKEAPATEEQAAA; translated from the exons ATGTCATTCACCGTCGACGAACACCACTTCGCTGCCGGTGACGACACTTACTCCGAATACGGCGGATTCTCCAGCTTCTCCGGCGAAGAAGTCCCCGTAGATCACACACCAGCAGCAGCGGCGGAGTCGCCTGAAATATTCGGATTCAGCGATCAGGATTCAAGTTACGCTCAGTCTCCCTTCGAACCGGTGCACGTAATGGAAAACGGAAACGGTTACGGAGGTCATGATGACGACATTTTTGCATCGGATGGGCCGGTGCTGCCTCCTCCCGGTGAGATGGAGCCAGAGGAAGGTAACGTCCTTCGGGAATGGCGCCG CCAAAATGCCATTCAGCTAGACGAGAAGGAGAAAAGGGAAAAAGACATGAGATTGAAGATTATTGAGGAAGCTGAAGAGTATAAAGTGGGCTTTTATGAGAAAAGGAAGCTCAATGTTGAGACTAGCAAGGTTCAAAACAGAGAAAGGGAGAAG TTATACTTGGCTAATCAAGAAAATTTCCACAAAGAGGCTGACAAAAATTACTGGAAAGCAATTGGGGAGATAATTCCTCGAGAGGTTGCTAACATTGAGAAGAAAAGAGGCAAAAAGGATCAGGATAAGAACCCATCAGTTACCATCCTCCAAGGCCCAAAGCCGGGCAAACCCACTGATCTTTCTAGGTTGCGGCAGATATTGTTAAAGTTGAAACATACACCACCACTTCACATGATTCCTCCTCCACCTGCACCTGCTAAAGACTCCAAAGATGGGAAGGATGGAAAAGAAACAGCAACTAAACCAAATGGATCAGCACCAGAAGTTGCACCTGAAACACAACCAAAGGATGCTGCCAATATCGAGGCCACAGATTTACCTCTGAAAGAAGCTCCTGCCACTGAGGAGCAGGCTGCTGCATAA
- the LOC127106203 gene encoding putative serine/threonine-protein kinase isoform X2 — MSCGCFGASTFKKKRTPSNTPNEIDGYTLDNIMHFSEKDLRMATDNYHPSKKIGRGGFGTVYQGTLKNGRQVAVKILSASSKQGVREFLTEIKTISHVKHPNLVELVGCCAQEPNRTLVYEYVENNSLDRALLGNTNTNIKLDWGKRSNICIGTAKGLTFLHEEVVPRIVHRDIKASNILLERDFNPKIGDFGLAKLFPDDITHISTRIAGTTGYLAPEYAMGGQLTLKADVYSFGVLILEIISGQSSAKTNWGGSNKFLLEWAWQLHEEGKLLELVDPDMVEYPREEVIRYMKVAFFCTQAAATRRPMMSQVVDMLSKNIRLNEKQLTAPGFFQASGESSLKKSSFESTSHQFSSVPASFTQVSPR, encoded by the exons ATGAGTTGTGGCTGCTTTGGAGCCTCAACTTTCAAGAAGAAAAGGACTCCGTCTAATACTCCTAATGAAATTGATG GGTATACACTTGATAATATTATGCATTTTTCTGAAAAAGACTTGAGAATGGCCACGGATAATTATCATCCAAGCAAAAAGATAGGACGCGGAGGTTTTGGCACAGTTTACCAG GGAACCTTAAAAAACGGAAGACAAGTAGCTGTGAAGATCCTTTCAGCTAGCTCAAAGCAGGGCGTTCGCGAATTTTTAACTGAAATTAAAACTATATCACATGTTAAGCATCCAAACCTTGTTGAATTGGTGGGTTGCTGCGCTCAAGAACCTAATCGTACATTAGTTTATGAATATGTTGAAAACAACAGCCTTGATCGTGCATTACTAG GAAATACAAATACAAACATTAAGCTAGACTGGGGAAAAAGATCTAATATTTGCATAGGTACTGCTAAAGGTCTTACATTTCTTCACGAAGAAGTTGTTCCTCGCATTGTGCACAGAGACATCAAGGCTAGCAATATATTACTCGAGAGAGACTTTAATCCAAAAATAGGAGATTTCGGGCTGGCTAAATTATTTCCAGACGACATCACCCACATTAGCACAAGAATTGCTGGAACAAC CGGTTACTTAGCGCCCGAATACGCAATGGGTGGCCAGTTAACCCTGAAGGCTGACGTATATAGTTTCGGAGTTCTAATACTTGAAATAATTAGCGGACAAAGCAGCGCCAAGACAAACTGGGGAGGCTCAAACAAATTCCTCTTGGAATGG GCCTGGCAACTTCATGAAGAAGGAAAACTGCTGGAGCTAGTGGATCCAGACATGGTTGAATATCCTCGGGAAGAAGTGATTAGGTACATGAAAGTAGCTTTTTTCTGCACACAAGCAGCAGCAACCAGAAGGCCAATGATGTCACAGGTTGTTGATATGCTTTCCAAGAATATAAGGCTTAATGAAAAGCAATTAACAGCACCAGGATTCTTCCAGGCTTCAGGAGAATCCTCTCTAAAGAAGTCATCCTTTGAGTCCACAAGCCATCAGTTTAGTTCTGTCCCTGCTAGTTTTACTCAGGTCAGTCCGCGGTGA